A single region of the Synechococcus sp. C9 genome encodes:
- the cas7u gene encoding type I-U CRISPR-associated RAMP protein Csb1/Cas7u, giving the protein MTFPLPIVLLPIVLFCKGDTLMFTEMFTDLKSASRLLLEAKLAPVQGTRFQPTGFPDLGAAEYRLPDGTVMLLVESPQSVANRLEATIWDTANKTVVKELQGIPYVEVYDQSGDFLTNSLLEAHRLNSNYILESKDDSFLNILKQELEIAPDKPLKFECFAKLLVKYDLNCLLHGLFLAKSEIAGGRYKMPRALSGFIEAHGVEKVVSGGVKLDRINAKGDAEQGAGNIPYHRVEYTAREIKAYFSLDLAQIYGYSLGDDVENLLIAIALWKIQKFLENGLRLRTACDLEVVALNVKKPAGFELPSIEVLSEALPKLIETAQPAFANPAITKVTYIPKPKKKKGNGATGNAPDTEAVEG; this is encoded by the coding sequence ATGACCTTTCCCCTGCCAATTGTTCTTTTGCCAATTGTTCTTTTTTGTAAAGGAGATACCTTGATGTTTACTGAGATGTTTACTGACCTCAAATCCGCCTCTCGTTTGTTGCTCGAAGCAAAACTGGCTCCAGTACAAGGAACTCGCTTCCAACCCACTGGGTTCCCTGATTTAGGAGCCGCAGAATATCGTCTCCCAGATGGTACCGTGATGCTCCTTGTCGAGTCCCCCCAAAGTGTGGCCAATCGCCTGGAAGCAACTATTTGGGATACAGCCAACAAAACGGTGGTTAAGGAGTTGCAAGGCATCCCCTACGTGGAAGTGTATGACCAAAGTGGTGACTTCTTAACCAATTCTCTCTTGGAAGCTCATCGTCTTAATTCCAACTATATCTTGGAAAGCAAAGATGATAGCTTTCTAAATATACTCAAACAGGAACTAGAAATTGCGCCCGATAAGCCCCTAAAGTTTGAGTGCTTTGCTAAGCTACTAGTTAAGTATGATCTGAATTGCTTGTTACATGGGCTGTTTCTAGCCAAGAGTGAAATCGCTGGAGGACGTTATAAAATGCCCCGGGCACTTTCGGGATTTATTGAAGCGCACGGGGTTGAGAAAGTGGTCTCAGGGGGTGTAAAACTTGACCGGATTAATGCCAAAGGAGATGCGGAACAGGGGGCTGGCAATATCCCCTATCATCGGGTTGAATACACGGCCAGGGAAATCAAGGCTTATTTCAGCTTAGATTTAGCGCAAATTTATGGGTATAGCTTGGGGGATGACGTAGAGAATTTGTTGATTGCCATAGCCCTATGGAAGATACAAAAGTTTTTGGAAAATGGACTACGACTCCGTACCGCCTGTGACTTGGAAGTGGTTGCATTAAACGTGAAGAAGCCCGCAGGGTTTGAACTCCCCAGTATTGAGGTTTTATCTGAAGCGTTGCCAAAGTTAATAGAAACTGCCCAGCCAGCTTTTGCAAACCCTGCAATTACTAAGGTGACATACATACCAAAACCAAAGAAGAAGAAAGGGAATGGGGCAACGGGTAATGCCCCCGATACGGAAGCAGTGGAGGGATAA
- the csb2 gene encoding type I-U CRISPR-associated protein Csb2 — translation MTLNLKIWFLAGRYHATDWNHQVNEGVLEWPPSPWRLYRTFVFSYYRLPERPDRSVLLGLLERLSSVLPHYYLPPTAQGHTRHYMPVWKEGENCKTLVFDTFLALGNGAGSEDAVIWMTWPGLVLSESHRRLLAQLCERISYLGRAESWAELSIQDQPSLGGQKAFPLLEAVGGTGTHTVKVLVPMQEELAKLKSQTLPPPKRGKARYKIPQDILSALELDIGDWHRQGWSGIPGARWVAYILNDPPKQSESSPRKGFSLAGEQQSESSPRKGFSLAGEPAFARFALSGNVLPKLTRALSIGERFREALMSWSKGHVLFSGRDPENLDDTGNPLPVQGHPHCWYLSEDVDGDGFIDHVLVYAAKGFDEKALKALRDLKKVWSNETSEGELQTILIQLGRVKDYATTLESRIPGVSPLIAKATTWRSLTPMVLPRHFKRNPKLDPASQLLIDSPEHQVLSQIRCLRKHDLLKFSEPPGWTWKNHILVTQEGFDGLYPWYAYQRLRQKGNGSHAGNKAYWVEITFPEAIVGPLALGYAAHFGLGVFMPCLKKWQTTSEVLSADEKIG, via the coding sequence ATGACCCTAAACTTGAAAATTTGGTTTTTAGCCGGGCGCTATCATGCCACGGATTGGAATCACCAAGTGAATGAGGGGGTGTTGGAGTGGCCCCCCTCGCCCTGGCGCCTGTACCGAACGTTTGTCTTTAGCTACTACCGCCTCCCGGAACGCCCTGACCGTTCGGTTTTATTGGGGTTGTTGGAGCGTTTATCCAGTGTTTTACCCCATTACTATCTCCCACCCACTGCTCAGGGGCATACCCGCCACTATATGCCTGTATGGAAGGAAGGCGAAAATTGCAAGACCTTAGTGTTCGATACATTTCTGGCGTTGGGAAACGGGGCTGGCTCTGAGGATGCTGTGATTTGGATGACCTGGCCGGGACTGGTGTTGTCCGAGTCACACCGCAGGCTCCTTGCCCAACTGTGTGAACGTATCAGCTACCTGGGGCGTGCCGAATCCTGGGCGGAACTCTCTATCCAGGATCAACCTTCCCTCGGGGGACAGAAGGCTTTCCCTTTATTAGAAGCAGTGGGCGGAACGGGCACCCACACGGTCAAGGTTTTGGTGCCGATGCAAGAAGAGTTAGCAAAACTCAAGTCGCAGACGCTTCCGCCCCCGAAACGAGGGAAAGCCAGATACAAAATACCGCAGGACATTCTATCTGCTTTGGAGCTGGATATTGGCGACTGGCACCGCCAGGGGTGGAGTGGCATTCCAGGGGCGCGGTGGGTTGCTTATATCTTGAATGACCCCCCCAAACAGAGCGAATCTAGCCCTCGCAAGGGCTTTTCCCTCGCAGGCGAACAACAGAGCGAATCTAGCCCTCGCAAGGGCTTTTCCCTCGCAGGCGAACCTGCTTTCGCACGCTTTGCTTTATCTGGTAATGTACTGCCGAAATTGACTCGTGCCTTGTCCATCGGGGAACGCTTCAGAGAGGCTTTGATGTCCTGGAGCAAAGGTCATGTTCTATTTTCTGGTCGGGACCCGGAAAATTTAGATGATACGGGCAATCCACTGCCTGTCCAAGGCCATCCCCATTGCTGGTATTTATCGGAAGATGTGGATGGGGATGGGTTTATTGACCATGTTTTGGTTTATGCGGCTAAGGGGTTTGATGAAAAAGCCCTCAAGGCTTTGCGTGACTTAAAGAAGGTCTGGAGCAACGAAACCAGTGAGGGGGAACTCCAAACCATTTTGATTCAACTAGGGCGGGTCAAGGACTACGCCACAACCCTGGAAAGCCGCATTCCGGGGGTATCGCCTCTGATAGCCAAGGCAACCACTTGGCGTTCGCTGACCCCGATGGTTTTGCCACGCCATTTTAAGAGAAATCCCAAATTAGACCCAGCCTCACAACTGCTAATTGACAGCCCGGAACACCAGGTATTATCCCAAATTCGTTGTTTGCGGAAACATGACTTGCTGAAATTCTCGGAACCACCAGGCTGGACTTGGAAAAACCATATCCTTGTCACCCAGGAAGGTTTTGATGGGCTATATCCCTGGTATGCCTACCAGCGGCTACGTCAGAAGGGAAATGGCTCCCATGCGGGCAATAAAGCCTACTGGGTCGAGATAACTTTTCCAGAAGCGATTGTCGGCCCGTTAGCGCTGGGCTATGCGGCGCACTTTGGTTTAGGTGTTTTCATGCCCTGCCTGAAAAAATGGCAAACCACCAGCGAGGTTTTGAGTGCAGACGAAAAAATTGGCTGA
- a CDS encoding transposase, producing MIIDSQAVKNTCNASIDSKGYCFYKATNGIKRHLAVDTLGFPFFTHCTPAHVSDDVGLVEMLTLNMDYFRAKPVTIPKITILLDRGYHINFLIKELEQIYPEIMTIAKHTKVDMIWVAGRSPTLVPQNLKATTLTYLAIKSALNCQRSRQNKRNQALCL from the coding sequence ATCATCATTGACTCCCAAGCGGTAAAAAATACTTGTAATGCGAGTATTGATTCTAAAGGATATTGTTTCTACAAAGCCACTAATGGTATCAAGCGACATCTAGCTGTAGATACCCTTGGGTTTCCTTTTTTCACTCATTGTACGCCTGCCCATGTATCGGATGATGTGGGATTAGTGGAAATGCTGACCCTAAATATGGATTATTTTAGAGCCAAGCCGGTGACGATTCCCAAAATTACGATTTTGTTAGACCGGGGGTATCATATTAACTTTTTAATCAAAGAATTGGAGCAGATTTATCCAGAAATTATGACTATAGCTAAGCATACAAAGGTTGACATGATATGGGTCGCTGGGCGTAGCCCCACATTGGTTCCCCAGAATCTTAAGGCGACAACCTTAACCTACCTAGCTATAAAATCCGCTTTGAATTGTCAACGAAGCCGTCAAAACAAAAGAAATCAGGCTTTGTGCCTGTGA
- a CDS encoding transposase yields MAYSSDLSDAEWEIVEPLLLELLPKKKKTRPPKWTNRQIINGILYQLKNGCNWCDLPRDLPPYSTVYWHYKQWRDAGALTQLMHRLHQQVREQVKKIPMDNPNHH; encoded by the coding sequence ATGGCGTATTCCAGCGACCTTAGTGATGCAGAATGGGAGATTGTTGAACCGCTGTTATTGGAATTACTACCCAAGAAGAAAAAAACTCGTCCCCCCAAATGGACAAATAGACAAATCATTAATGGCATCTTGTATCAACTCAAAAACGGTTGTAATTGGTGTGACCTACCTAGAGATTTACCCCCTTATTCAACGGTTTACTGGCACTATAAACAATGGCGAGATGCTGGAGCATTGACTCAATTGATGCACCGATTACACCAACAAGTACGAGAACAGGTAAAAAAAATCCCAATGGACAACCCTAATCATCATTGA